One genomic region from Muriicola soli encodes:
- a CDS encoding arsenate reductase ArsC — MSDKNVLVLCTGNSCRSQMAHGYLEKFLSDRAKVYSAGIETHGLNPGAVAIMKEDGIDITSHTSNHVDEYQGIKWDFIITVCDHAKENCPFIHAPNAKRLHHNFFDPSKVGGSEEKIHEAFQKARNEIREYCSEFAKKEFS, encoded by the coding sequence ATGTCAGACAAAAACGTATTAGTGCTATGTACAGGAAACTCCTGCAGAAGTCAGATGGCCCATGGCTACCTGGAAAAATTTCTGAGTGATCGGGCCAAGGTATACAGTGCAGGAATAGAAACCCATGGCCTTAACCCCGGAGCAGTGGCGATTATGAAAGAAGATGGTATCGATATTACTTCACATACCTCTAATCATGTTGACGAATACCAAGGGATAAAGTGGGATTTTATAATCACTGTATGTGATCACGCCAAGGAAAACTGTCCGTTTATCCACGCACCAAATGCCAAGAGATTACACCATAATTTTTTCGATCCATCAAAAGTGGGGGGAAGCGAAGAAAAAATTCATGAAGCTTTCCAAAAGGCCCGGAATGAGATCAGGGAGTACTGTTCTGAATTTGCAAAAAAGGAATTTTCTTAG
- a CDS encoding GNAT family N-acetyltransferase, whose protein sequence is MKIRPMTSADWPAVAQIYLEGIETGFATFEKQVPSYEDWNKAHTSNCRLVAQEGNSVMGWAALSPVSGRCVYGGVAEVSVYVSKEHWGKKVGSKLLFALIESSEEEGFWTLQSGIFPENEASVKIHLQCGFRQIGFRERIGKLDGEWKDNLIFERRSSRVGAN, encoded by the coding sequence ATGAAGATAAGACCCATGACCTCAGCAGACTGGCCTGCAGTAGCACAAATCTACCTGGAAGGTATAGAAACAGGTTTTGCCACTTTTGAAAAGCAAGTCCCCTCGTATGAGGATTGGAACAAAGCACATACGTCCAATTGCAGGTTGGTAGCCCAAGAGGGCAATTCAGTAATGGGTTGGGCTGCCCTTTCTCCTGTATCGGGACGATGTGTATACGGAGGAGTTGCGGAAGTAAGTGTTTACGTCAGTAAAGAGCATTGGGGTAAAAAGGTAGGTTCAAAGCTCCTTTTCGCCTTAATCGAATCCAGTGAAGAAGAAGGATTCTGGACGCTGCAATCCGGAATATTTCCTGAGAACGAAGCAAGCGTTAAAATCCATTTACAGTGCGGGTTCCGGCAAATAGGGTTCAGAGAGCGAATTGGAAAATTAGATGGCGAATGGAAAGACAATTTAATCTTTGAACGCCGAAGTTCTCGGGTGGGTGCAAATTAA
- a CDS encoding DUF6428 family protein produces MNTAEFLRLLNDQANKELVFHYDTDKKIGANYHITEIKNTSIESVDCGGRADAWHETVIQLWESPAEIGKTEYLSTSKAKSILDRVHHIKPIDLQAPLKFEYGNNSFHTAQLHVVGVKAEEAALTVLLDVNPTLCKAGELCGVAVENETADMSACMPGSGCC; encoded by the coding sequence ATGAATACAGCTGAATTTTTACGTCTTTTGAATGACCAGGCCAATAAGGAACTTGTCTTTCACTACGATACCGATAAAAAAATAGGTGCGAATTACCATATTACCGAAATAAAAAATACCAGTATTGAGTCGGTCGACTGTGGTGGCAGGGCCGATGCTTGGCATGAAACCGTAATACAACTTTGGGAAAGTCCGGCCGAAATTGGCAAAACAGAGTACTTATCTACTTCCAAAGCCAAAAGCATACTCGATCGTGTACATCATATAAAACCCATTGATCTTCAAGCTCCGTTGAAGTTTGAATATGGAAATAATAGTTTTCACACCGCCCAGTTGCACGTTGTAGGGGTAAAAGCTGAAGAGGCGGCACTTACCGTATTATTAGATGTGAATCCCACACTTTGTAAAGCAGGGGAACTATGTGGAGTGGCTGTTGAAAATGAAACTGCTGATATGAGCGCATGCATGCCGGGTTCAGGATGCTGCTAA
- a CDS encoding ArsR/SmtB family transcription factor, whose protein sequence is MGLTKTQIFDSAQNEMAAIFKVLGHPGRIAILQYISKQNACICNDIVEEIGLAQPTISQHLKELKQAGLIEGEIEGNTVCYCIALDRWKEIQDLLNSFFNETKINCC, encoded by the coding sequence ATGGGACTGACAAAAACACAAATCTTCGATTCTGCACAGAATGAAATGGCCGCTATTTTTAAGGTGTTAGGCCATCCTGGCCGGATTGCTATACTCCAATACATCAGCAAACAGAATGCCTGTATTTGCAACGATATTGTAGAAGAAATAGGACTGGCACAACCCACTATATCACAACATTTAAAAGAATTAAAGCAAGCTGGCCTTATCGAAGGGGAAATTGAAGGAAACACCGTTTGCTATTGTATTGCCCTTGATCGTTGGAAAGAGATACAAGATCTGCTCAATTCCTTTTTTAATGAAACTAAAATCAATTGTTGCTAA
- a CDS encoding TM2 domain-containing protein, with protein MSEDKKDLGDKAKDAFDDAKESAKKAAEEAKESAGEFKEEAKKTAQEFREGLNTAGGDNKKILAGILGILFGSLGIHKFILGYNKEGVILLAITLIGYATTCIVVGAFFFWIPGLIGLIEGIIYLTKSDEEFYNTYQVGKKPWF; from the coding sequence ATGTCTGAAGATAAAAAAGACTTAGGTGACAAGGCCAAGGATGCCTTTGACGACGCCAAGGAATCTGCAAAAAAAGCAGCAGAAGAGGCTAAAGAATCTGCCGGAGAATTCAAGGAAGAAGCTAAAAAAACAGCGCAGGAATTTCGCGAAGGACTAAATACCGCCGGAGGAGATAACAAAAAGATACTGGCAGGAATTCTGGGAATACTCTTTGGTTCTCTTGGTATTCACAAATTTATTCTCGGGTATAACAAGGAGGGTGTTATTCTCCTTGCGATTACCCTAATAGGATACGCCACCACTTGTATTGTTGTGGGTGCGTTCTTCTTCTGGATTCCCGGACTAATCGGGCTTATAGAAGGGATCATTTACCTGACAAAATCGGATGAGGAATTTTACAACACCTATCAGGTAGGGAAAAAACCCTGGTTCTAA
- a CDS encoding VOC family protein produces MKNRVTGLGGFFFKTKDPDKIKIWYKEHLGLNTDQYGCTFWWKDKEGNDCSTQWSPFKEDTRYFKPSEKQFMMNFRVENLKELLAALEEEGVQIVGEVEEYEYGKFGWILDPEGNKIELWEPIDKAFL; encoded by the coding sequence ATGAAAAACAGGGTTACAGGCCTTGGCGGGTTTTTCTTTAAAACAAAGGATCCCGACAAGATTAAAATTTGGTACAAAGAACATCTGGGCCTAAACACAGACCAATACGGCTGTACCTTCTGGTGGAAAGACAAAGAGGGAAATGACTGTTCAACTCAATGGAGCCCGTTTAAAGAAGATACCCGTTATTTTAAACCGAGTGAAAAGCAGTTTATGATGAACTTCAGAGTTGAGAATCTAAAAGAACTTTTGGCTGCTTTAGAAGAAGAGGGAGTTCAAATCGTAGGGGAAGTTGAAGAATACGAATACGGCAAATTTGGCTGGATCCTAGATCCTGAAGGAAACAAGATTGAATTATGGGAACCAATAGACAAGGCATTTCTTTGA
- a CDS encoding DUF1801 domain-containing protein, which produces MTSDAKSPEEYINSLPEDRKEAIKQLRKTINANLPKGFKETMSYGMIGYVVPHSLYPDGYHCSPELPLPFMNLASQKNYIALYHSGVYADKELLAWFVGEYPKYVSKKLDMGKSCVRFKKMEDIPYKLIGELCRKMTVDEWIALYEKNIKKTR; this is translated from the coding sequence ATGACTTCAGATGCCAAGTCGCCGGAAGAATACATCAATTCCCTCCCAGAAGACCGCAAAGAGGCGATAAAACAATTGCGCAAAACGATAAACGCCAATTTGCCAAAAGGATTCAAAGAAACCATGAGTTACGGTATGATTGGGTATGTAGTACCCCATAGCCTTTATCCGGATGGATATCATTGTAGTCCGGAGCTTCCCCTGCCTTTTATGAATTTAGCTTCACAAAAAAATTATATAGCCTTATATCATTCGGGGGTCTATGCAGACAAAGAATTACTGGCATGGTTTGTTGGAGAATATCCTAAATACGTTTCCAAAAAGCTGGATATGGGAAAAAGTTGTGTTCGGTTTAAGAAAATGGAGGACATCCCCTATAAATTAATTGGGGAATTATGCCGGAAAATGACAGTGGATGAATGGATAGCTTTGTACGAGAAAAATATTAAGAAGACAAGATGA
- a CDS encoding 2-hydroxyacid dehydrogenase, which yields MKVLHLDTNHPLLLRQLAEMGFENTEEYKAGKEEVQSMISQYDGIIIRSRFKLDREFLTKATRLKFIGRVGAGLENIDVAFAEEKGIFLAAAPEGNRNAVGEQALGMLLSLFNNLNKADREVRKGIWDREGNRGLELEGKTVGIIGYGNTGKAFARKLSGFDVEVLCCDILPNVGDKNGRQVRLEELQKNADVISLHVPQTPETLGMVSTAFIESFHKPFWLLNTARGKCVLTSDLVRALKSGKIRGAGLDVLEYEKTSFEDLFEEEKMPDDFKYLINSDRVILSPHIAGWTEESKVKLAQTLVDKIKAKFLVS from the coding sequence ATGAAAGTTCTGCATCTTGACACCAACCATCCTTTACTACTTAGACAACTTGCTGAGATGGGCTTTGAGAATACGGAAGAGTATAAGGCCGGAAAAGAGGAGGTGCAAAGTATGATTTCCCAATATGACGGGATTATAATTCGCAGTCGGTTTAAATTAGACCGGGAATTCCTGACAAAAGCCACCCGATTAAAATTTATCGGGAGGGTTGGCGCTGGTTTGGAAAATATCGATGTGGCCTTCGCCGAAGAAAAAGGGATTTTTCTGGCCGCTGCTCCTGAAGGCAATAGAAATGCTGTAGGCGAACAGGCTCTGGGGATGTTACTTTCCCTGTTCAACAATCTGAATAAGGCAGATAGGGAGGTAAGGAAAGGAATCTGGGACCGGGAAGGAAATAGGGGATTAGAACTCGAAGGCAAAACGGTGGGCATCATAGGATACGGTAATACCGGTAAGGCTTTTGCCAGAAAATTATCTGGTTTTGACGTGGAGGTCCTTTGCTGTGATATACTTCCAAATGTAGGTGATAAAAACGGCAGGCAGGTGCGTCTGGAAGAACTGCAAAAAAATGCAGATGTGATTAGCCTGCATGTACCGCAGACCCCGGAAACCCTGGGAATGGTCAGCACCGCATTTATAGAGTCCTTCCACAAACCATTCTGGTTATTAAATACCGCGCGGGGGAAGTGCGTACTCACCTCAGATTTGGTAAGAGCGCTGAAATCCGGGAAAATAAGGGGTGCGGGTCTCGATGTACTCGAATATGAAAAGACCTCTTTTGAAGATCTATTCGAAGAAGAAAAAATGCCCGATGATTTCAAATACCTGATTAATTCAGACCGTGTCATACTAAGTCCGCATATCGCCGGTTGGACAGAGGAAAGTAAGGTTAAACTTGCCCAGACCCTCGTGGATAAAATCAAGGCTAAATTTTTAGTATCTTAG
- a CDS encoding cupin domain-containing protein codes for MNAINLNKKLGIFRDQWHPHQIAVVDDMQILLAKIKDEFVWHVHDREDELFQVLKGTLYMQFRNKTVEVNEGEIIVVPKGVEHCPSTRNGEEVHLLLFEKLSTAHTGNVEDTRTKTHYPKI; via the coding sequence ATGAACGCAATTAACCTCAATAAAAAACTCGGGATATTCAGAGACCAATGGCATCCTCATCAGATCGCTGTTGTAGATGATATGCAAATCCTTCTCGCCAAAATCAAGGATGAATTTGTCTGGCATGTTCATGATAGGGAAGACGAGTTATTTCAAGTCTTAAAAGGAACCCTTTATATGCAATTCAGGAACAAAACCGTAGAAGTGAATGAAGGAGAGATCATAGTAGTTCCTAAAGGCGTTGAGCATTGTCCTTCCACCCGCAATGGTGAGGAAGTACACCTGTTGCTTTTTGAAAAATTATCTACGGCTCATACCGGGAATGTAGAGGATACCCGGACAAAAACCCATTATCCAAAAATATGA
- a CDS encoding TolB family protein, whose protein sequence is MKNKNFYWVYLLLIFSCQPNNMVSFDLKDNPKELTLFAEDLISTPLYERDFAVSPDGNEVLFTRGTYTQKIRALVSISSEGATWGEAQILPFSGKYQDIEPFYAPDGSKLYFASNRPIYNDTTRSDYNIWAVERKENGWGVPFHLDSIINTKNDEFYPAVSSNGNLYFTATRTDGIGREDIFLSEYASGQYQTPTPLDSTVNSTLYEFNAYVNPDESFIIFSSFGREDGYGGGDLYFSEKSAHGSWTPAQNMGPELNSEFLDFCPFVDQKHGNLYFSSDRTDQIPVSVESAQDILNEANKTLNGMGNIYRINLSNTPLKSLQ, encoded by the coding sequence ATGAAGAATAAAAACTTCTATTGGGTATACTTACTTCTAATATTCAGTTGCCAGCCAAATAACATGGTTTCATTTGATCTCAAGGACAACCCGAAGGAACTGACACTTTTTGCTGAAGACCTTATTTCTACGCCTTTATACGAACGTGATTTCGCTGTTTCCCCGGATGGTAATGAAGTGCTATTTACAAGAGGTACTTACACTCAGAAAATTAGAGCCCTGGTATCTATTTCGAGTGAAGGAGCAACTTGGGGAGAAGCTCAGATTCTTCCATTTTCAGGGAAATACCAGGATATTGAACCTTTTTACGCACCGGATGGTAGTAAGTTGTATTTCGCTTCAAACAGACCCATTTATAACGATACCACACGAAGTGATTACAATATTTGGGCAGTAGAACGAAAGGAAAATGGCTGGGGCGTCCCTTTTCACCTCGATTCAATTATCAACACCAAAAATGATGAGTTTTATCCTGCTGTAAGTTCTAACGGGAACCTCTATTTTACGGCTACCCGTACAGACGGAATCGGAAGGGAGGATATTTTTCTAAGTGAATATGCCTCAGGGCAATACCAGACTCCTACCCCATTGGATTCAACGGTCAATTCCACACTTTATGAATTCAATGCCTATGTTAATCCCGATGAATCTTTTATCATTTTCAGCTCCTTTGGGAGGGAGGACGGATATGGCGGTGGTGACCTTTACTTTTCCGAAAAGTCTGCGCATGGCAGTTGGACACCGGCTCAAAATATGGGCCCGGAACTCAATTCTGAATTTCTGGATTTCTGTCCTTTTGTAGATCAGAAGCATGGGAATTTGTATTTTTCAAGCGATAGGACAGATCAAATACCCGTAAGTGTTGAGTCTGCTCAGGATATCCTGAATGAAGCAAATAAAACCTTGAATGGCATGGGAAATATATACCGCATCAATTTGTCGAATACACCTTTAAAGTCTTTGCAATGA
- a CDS encoding carbon-nitrogen hydrolase family protein yields MKVKVGVVQDYPVFFDREKTLDKMESILADHAEDGYQLLVFPESFIPGYPRGFTFGAAVGKRTEAGKSLYAEYRSQSVDINGPDLKRLERLSKTYNTYLVVGITERSDNHGSLFCSMLYVSPDEGLLGVHRKIKPTGTERVIWSEASGEDLVTFNTNIGKLGGLICWENYMPLARMAMYQKGIEIYIAPTADARESWVASMRHIALEGRCFVLGCNQYISRSMIPEKYQDMLTEEEEQMCPGGSVIVSPSGEVLAGPLWNAAGIVSAVIDLEDIPRQKLDFDVNGHYSRKDIFEFRVKNQPEIHNEKNKRNEE; encoded by the coding sequence ATGAAGGTTAAAGTTGGAGTCGTTCAGGATTATCCTGTTTTTTTTGACAGGGAAAAAACTCTGGATAAAATGGAATCAATCCTAGCAGATCATGCAGAGGATGGGTACCAACTCCTGGTTTTTCCAGAGTCATTTATTCCAGGCTATCCCAGGGGCTTTACCTTTGGAGCTGCGGTAGGCAAGCGTACCGAAGCAGGTAAAAGTCTCTATGCAGAGTACCGTAGTCAAAGTGTGGACATCAATGGCCCCGATCTTAAACGACTTGAAAGACTTTCTAAAACCTATAACACCTACTTGGTAGTTGGAATCACAGAACGTTCTGACAACCACGGAAGCTTGTTTTGTTCGATGCTGTATGTCTCTCCGGATGAGGGTTTACTGGGGGTCCATCGGAAAATTAAACCCACAGGTACCGAAAGGGTAATTTGGTCAGAAGCTTCAGGTGAAGACCTGGTCACCTTTAATACGAATATTGGGAAATTAGGCGGACTCATCTGTTGGGAAAATTATATGCCGCTGGCTAGAATGGCGATGTATCAGAAAGGGATAGAAATTTATATCGCTCCCACCGCAGATGCCAGGGAATCCTGGGTGGCTTCTATGCGTCATATTGCGCTTGAAGGACGATGCTTTGTGTTGGGCTGCAACCAGTACATCAGCAGATCGATGATTCCAGAAAAGTATCAGGACATGTTAACAGAAGAAGAGGAGCAGATGTGCCCGGGAGGAAGCGTAATTGTTTCCCCTTCCGGAGAAGTGCTTGCCGGGCCGTTGTGGAATGCTGCCGGAATCGTATCCGCTGTTATCGATTTGGAGGATATCCCAAGGCAAAAATTGGATTTTGACGTAAATGGGCATTATTCCCGAAAAGACATCTTTGAATTCCGGGTAAAAAACCAACCTGAAATTCACAATGAGAAAAACAAGAGGAATGAAGAATAA
- the mgtE gene encoding magnesium transporter, with product MTPFKLTEELLDNIAGLIDAQSDDALINLMKEVHFADVAEIANELDEEQATYLIKLLDSDKTSDVLTELDEDVREAILNNLSSKEIAGELEELDTDDAADIVGELPKEIVQEVISEIEDKEHARNIVDLLRYDENSAGGLMAKELVKVNENWTVLRCVKEMRAQAENVTRVHSIYVVDDEEKLKGRLSLKDLLTTSTTNPIKNVYIPKVDSVNVNEKPEEVAKIMSKYDLEAIPVVDEIGRLVGRITIDDIVDVIREEAEKDYQLAAGISQDVEADDSIWILTRARLPWLFLGLLGGLGAAAIMGGFEEMISNHAILFFFTPLIAAMAGNVGVQSSAIIVQGLANDDLKGSISNRLVKEMFLALLNGIILAVVLLFFTWVWKGTFITALAISISLIAVIVVAGIIGTFTPLFLHKRGIDPAIATGPFITTSNDIFGILIYFTIAKVLLGI from the coding sequence ATGACACCCTTTAAGCTCACAGAAGAACTTCTTGACAACATCGCTGGGCTCATCGATGCACAGAGCGATGATGCCTTGATCAACCTGATGAAGGAGGTGCATTTTGCCGATGTGGCGGAGATCGCCAATGAACTGGACGAAGAGCAGGCCACTTACCTTATAAAACTTCTCGATAGTGACAAAACCTCAGACGTCCTAACTGAGCTCGACGAAGACGTCAGGGAAGCCATTCTGAACAATCTCTCCTCAAAGGAAATTGCCGGGGAGCTTGAAGAACTGGATACCGATGATGCGGCAGACATCGTAGGAGAACTTCCCAAGGAAATAGTGCAGGAAGTTATTTCCGAAATTGAAGACAAAGAACACGCCAGAAATATCGTAGACCTGCTGCGCTATGATGAAAATTCTGCGGGCGGACTCATGGCAAAGGAATTGGTAAAGGTCAATGAAAATTGGACGGTCCTGCGCTGTGTCAAAGAAATGAGGGCTCAGGCCGAAAACGTTACCAGGGTACATTCAATTTATGTAGTTGACGACGAAGAAAAATTAAAGGGCAGGCTTTCCTTAAAAGATTTATTGACCACCTCCACAACCAATCCCATCAAGAACGTATATATCCCAAAGGTGGATTCTGTAAATGTGAACGAGAAACCCGAGGAAGTCGCCAAAATCATGTCTAAATACGATTTGGAAGCGATTCCGGTGGTGGATGAGATCGGCCGACTCGTAGGTAGGATTACCATCGATGACATAGTAGATGTGATCAGGGAGGAAGCAGAAAAAGACTATCAATTAGCAGCGGGTATATCCCAGGATGTGGAAGCTGATGATAGCATTTGGATCCTTACCCGTGCCAGGTTGCCCTGGTTGTTTTTAGGTCTTTTGGGAGGCCTTGGTGCCGCGGCCATTATGGGTGGTTTTGAGGAGATGATCAGCAATCATGCTATTCTGTTCTTTTTTACACCTTTGATTGCCGCCATGGCAGGAAATGTAGGGGTCCAGTCCAGTGCTATTATAGTACAGGGCCTTGCCAACGACGATCTCAAAGGGAGTATAAGTAACCGCCTGGTGAAAGAAATGTTCCTCGCTTTACTCAATGGAATAATTCTGGCCGTGGTCCTACTCTTTTTTACCTGGGTTTGGAAAGGGACATTTATCACTGCCCTTGCCATTTCAATCTCGCTGATAGCTGTTATCGTGGTCGCCGGGATCATTGGTACATTCACCCCCTTGTTCCTTCACAAACGAGGGATAGATCCGGCAATAGCAACAGGGCCGTTTATCACTACCAGCAATGACATCTTTGGTATCCTAATTTATTTTACCATTGCCAAAGTACTGCTGGGCATCTGA
- the rsmA gene encoding 16S rRNA (adenine(1518)-N(6)/adenine(1519)-N(6))-dimethyltransferase RsmA, with protein MNKRNRNYSKSKSKNRNHDSGGSPVKAKKHLGQHFLKDDEIARKISETLSLEGYDHVLEIGPGTGVLTKYLLLRKLNLVAMDLDEDSVVYLNHSFPLEHPKVLEREGSFKVMEADFLKADLRTIFGDKPFAIIGNFPYNISTQIVFRMLEYKDQIPEFSGMFQKEVAKRICEKEGNKSYGILSVLVQAFYDAEYLFTVHPQVFDPPPKVQSGVLSLKRKENWKLDCDEKLFFRVVKTAFNQRRKTLRNSLKTFELSNNLKEDAIFDQRPEQLGVAEFISLTKKIANDTL; from the coding sequence ATGAACAAGCGAAACCGAAATTATTCCAAATCGAAAAGCAAGAACAGAAACCACGACTCAGGTGGGAGTCCGGTTAAAGCCAAAAAACACCTTGGACAACATTTTCTCAAAGATGATGAGATTGCGAGAAAGATATCAGAAACTCTTTCCCTTGAAGGATATGACCATGTGTTAGAAATAGGCCCGGGTACCGGAGTACTAACCAAATACTTACTTCTGCGCAAACTCAACCTGGTGGCCATGGATCTCGATGAAGACTCTGTAGTTTACCTCAACCACAGTTTCCCGCTGGAACACCCTAAGGTATTGGAAAGAGAAGGATCTTTTAAAGTTATGGAAGCCGATTTTCTCAAGGCCGACCTGCGTACTATCTTCGGAGATAAGCCTTTTGCTATCATCGGGAATTTTCCCTACAACATTTCCACTCAAATCGTCTTTCGAATGCTGGAATACAAAGATCAGATTCCTGAATTTTCCGGGATGTTTCAAAAGGAAGTAGCTAAAAGGATCTGTGAAAAGGAAGGGAATAAATCGTATGGGATCCTTTCTGTTTTGGTACAGGCTTTCTATGATGCGGAATATCTGTTCACTGTACATCCACAAGTTTTTGATCCTCCGCCAAAAGTACAGTCGGGCGTACTCAGTTTGAAAAGAAAGGAAAATTGGAAGTTAGACTGTGACGAGAAGTTGTTTTTCAGGGTAGTTAAAACCGCTTTCAATCAGAGGCGAAAGACCCTAAGGAATAGCTTAAAAACTTTTGAGCTTTCCAATAATCTAAAAGAAGATGCTATCTTTGACCAACGCCCCGAACAACTTGGGGTTGCCGAATTTATTTCGCTGACGAAGAAGATAGCAAATGACACCCTTTAA
- a CDS encoding DUF4286 family protein, whose product MLIYNVTVNVEDSIHLKWLDWMQKTHIPEVLATGKFLEATMSRVMVEEELGGITYSVQYKAKDRTTLDAYYKEDADGLRKKTLKNFGNSLVAFRTELEVISIEKVPIKSATNYLFSYGTLLDEEIQKMVFSRVLKGSKDQLKAHSVSPEKVGGLYPTIQKSGNAEDKVNGSVFIVSEEEMHLVDSYEGEAYLRKEVILESGIKAWVYLGKMK is encoded by the coding sequence ATGCTTATATATAATGTGACGGTCAATGTAGAGGATTCCATTCATCTGAAGTGGTTAGATTGGATGCAGAAAACGCATATCCCGGAAGTATTGGCCACCGGAAAATTTCTGGAGGCAACGATGAGCAGAGTGATGGTGGAAGAAGAATTAGGAGGTATCACCTATTCGGTGCAATACAAGGCAAAGGACAGAACTACCCTTGATGCCTATTACAAAGAAGATGCCGATGGCTTGAGAAAGAAAACCCTGAAAAACTTTGGCAACTCCCTGGTCGCCTTCAGAACCGAACTCGAAGTGATTTCGATTGAGAAAGTACCAATAAAAAGCGCAACAAACTATTTGTTCTCTTATGGCACCTTACTGGATGAAGAAATACAAAAGATGGTATTTTCCCGGGTACTTAAGGGCAGTAAAGATCAGCTAAAGGCTCATTCTGTATCTCCGGAAAAAGTAGGGGGCCTCTATCCAACTATTCAGAAATCAGGGAATGCAGAGGACAAGGTAAATGGTTCTGTATTTATTGTTAGTGAGGAAGAAATGCATCTGGTAGATTCTTACGAGGGAGAAGCCTATCTGCGAAAAGAAGTAATCCTGGAATCCGGAATTAAGGCCTGGGTGTACCTGGGAAAAATGAAATGA